Proteins from a genomic interval of Mustela lutreola isolate mMusLut2 chromosome 4, mMusLut2.pri, whole genome shotgun sequence:
- the LOC131829470 gene encoding large ribosomal subunit protein uL22-like — protein MVRYSLDPENPTKSCKSRGSNLRVHFKNTRETAQAIKGMHIRKATKYLKDVTLQKQCVLFRRYNGGVGRCAQAKQWGWTQGQWPKKSAEFLLHMLKNAESNAELKDLDVDSLVIEHIQVNKAPKMRRRTYRAHGRINPYMISPCHIEMILTEKEKIVPKPEEEVTQKKKISQKKLKKQKLMA, from the coding sequence ATGGTTCGCTATTCGCTTGACCCGGAAAACCCTACGAAATCATGCAAGTCAAGAGGTTCAAATCTCCGTGTCCACTTTAAGAACACACGTGAAACTGCCCAGGCCATCAAGGGTATGCATATCCGAAAAGCCACCAAGTATCTGAAAGACGTCACTTTGCAGAAGCAGTGTGTGCTGTTCCGTCGCTACAATGGTGGAGTTGGTAGGTGTGCCCAGGCCAAACAGTGGGGCTGGACACAAGGTCAGTGGCCCAAGAAGAGTGCTGAATTTTTACTGCACATGCTTAAAAACGCAGAGAGTAATGCTGAACTTAAGGATTTAGATGTCGATTCTCTGGTCATTGAGCACATTCAGGTGAACAAAGCCCCCAAGATGCGGCGTAGGACTTACAGGGCTCATGGTCGCATTAACCCATACATGATCTCTCCCTGCCACATTGAGATGATCCTTACTGAAAAAGAGAAGATTGTTCCTAAACCAGAAGAGGAGGttacacagaagaaaaagatatcccagaagaaactgaagaaacaaaaacttatggCCTAG